The Candidatus Manganitrophaceae bacterium genome contains a region encoding:
- the rpsU gene encoding 30S ribosomal protein S21 translates to MVIKVYDNQIEKALKALKRQLAKEGLLKELKRRSFYEKPSVKKKRKQKEARKKRLKALRASFIPSR, encoded by the coding sequence GTGGTGATCAAGGTTTATGACAACCAGATCGAGAAGGCTTTAAAGGCTCTCAAGAGGCAGCTGGCCAAAGAGGGGCTTTTAAAAGAGCTGAAACGACGAAGTTTTTACGAGAAGCCTTCAGTAAAGAAGAAGAGAAAACAGAAAGAAGCCAGAAAGAAGCGTCTCAAGGCCCTCCGCGCTAGTTTTATCCCTAGCAGGTAG